In Thermus hydrothermalis, the following proteins share a genomic window:
- the ybeY gene encoding rRNA maturation RNase YbeY — MVAIVANKRPPKGLRPRLRRALAALMTELGVGDKGVTVILSGDRRLRALKRAWWGEDEATDVLSFPHYEPGDPFVPPHLGDIWISLDTARRQAEARGASLEEEVLVLAAHGLWHLLGHDHQKEEDWEGFRRVQERILAL, encoded by the coding sequence GTGGTGGCGATCGTAGCCAATAAGCGCCCTCCCAAAGGCCTTAGGCCCCGGCTTCGCCGGGCGCTGGCGGCCCTCATGACCGAGCTCGGCGTGGGGGACAAGGGGGTGACGGTGATCCTCAGCGGGGACCGCCGCCTTAGGGCCCTGAAGCGGGCCTGGTGGGGGGAGGACGAGGCCACGGACGTCCTCTCCTTCCCCCACTACGAGCCCGGGGACCCCTTTGTCCCCCCCCACCTGGGGGACATCTGGATCAGCCTGGACACCGCCAGGCGCCAGGCGGAAGCCCGGGGCGCTTCCCTGGAGGAGGAGGTCTTGGTCTTGGCGGCCCACGGGCTATGGCACCTTTTGGGCCACGACCACCAGAAGGAGGAGGATTGGGAAGGGTTCCGCCGCGTCCAAGAGAGGATCCTCGCCCTCTAA
- the lysS gene encoding lysine--tRNA ligase yields MNEQTRQRLLNLEALVEAGFAPYPYRYPKTDRAQDLLKAKAGAPPETEWPEEVSLAGRIVAVRRMGKVTFAHLLDESGKIQLYFQRDLTPQYELLKKLDVGDILGVRGTLFTTKTGEVTVKVLSWTPLVKCLHPLPDKWHGIRDKEVRYRQRYLDLIVNPEVREVFRRRTAMVRYIRRFFEDKGFLEVETPILQPTTGGAEARPFKTYHNALDHEFYLRISLELYLKRLLVGGFEKVFEIGRNFRNEGIDHNHNPEFTMLEAYWAYADYQDMASLVEELLSGLVLHLFGSYQVPYQGRILDFTPPFKRISFVESLKEKAGLPFDPLDLDRLRLWADAHHPELAQVPSYKLLDKLFGIYVEPHLQDPTFVLDFPLAISPLAKRHREKPGLTERWDLYAAGMELAPAYSELNDPLDQRERFLEQARRRKEGDEEAPEPDEDFLLALEYGMPPAAGLGLGLDRLAMILTDQPSLRDVLLFPLLKPKRELAEEGV; encoded by the coding sequence ATGAACGAGCAGACGCGCCAGCGCCTTCTCAACCTGGAAGCCCTGGTGGAGGCGGGCTTTGCCCCCTACCCCTACCGCTACCCCAAGACCGATCGCGCCCAGGACCTCCTAAAGGCCAAAGCCGGGGCTCCCCCGGAAACCGAGTGGCCGGAGGAGGTCTCCCTGGCGGGGCGCATCGTGGCCGTAAGGCGGATGGGCAAGGTTACCTTTGCCCACCTACTGGACGAAAGCGGAAAGATCCAGCTCTACTTCCAAAGAGACCTCACCCCCCAGTACGAGCTCCTCAAGAAGCTGGACGTGGGGGACATCCTGGGGGTCCGGGGCACCCTCTTCACCACCAAAACCGGGGAGGTCACGGTTAAGGTCCTCTCCTGGACTCCCTTGGTGAAATGCCTCCATCCCTTGCCGGACAAGTGGCACGGCATCCGGGACAAGGAGGTCCGCTACCGCCAGCGCTACCTGGACCTCATCGTCAACCCCGAGGTGCGGGAGGTCTTCCGGCGGCGCACGGCCATGGTGCGCTACATCCGCCGCTTCTTTGAGGACAAGGGCTTCCTGGAGGTGGAAACCCCCATCCTCCAACCCACCACGGGCGGCGCCGAGGCGAGGCCCTTCAAGACCTACCACAACGCCCTAGACCACGAGTTCTACCTGCGCATCTCCTTGGAGCTCTACCTCAAAAGGCTCCTGGTGGGCGGCTTTGAAAAGGTCTTTGAAATCGGGCGCAACTTCCGCAACGAGGGCATTGACCACAACCACAACCCCGAGTTCACCATGCTGGAGGCCTACTGGGCCTACGCCGATTACCAGGACATGGCCAGCCTGGTGGAGGAGCTCCTTTCGGGCCTCGTCCTCCACCTTTTCGGAAGCTACCAGGTGCCCTACCAGGGCCGCATCCTGGACTTCACCCCGCCCTTTAAGCGCATCTCCTTCGTGGAAAGCCTGAAGGAAAAGGCGGGCCTTCCCTTTGACCCCCTGGACCTGGATCGGCTTCGCCTCTGGGCCGACGCCCACCACCCCGAGCTTGCCCAGGTGCCGAGCTACAAGCTTTTGGACAAACTCTTCGGCATCTACGTGGAGCCCCACCTGCAGGACCCCACCTTCGTCCTTGACTTCCCCCTGGCCATTAGCCCCTTGGCCAAGCGCCACCGGGAAAAGCCCGGGCTCACCGAGCGGTGGGACCTTTACGCCGCCGGCATGGAGCTCGCCCCCGCCTATTCCGAGCTCAACGACCCCCTGGACCAAAGGGAGCGCTTCTTGGAACAGGCGAGAAGGCGGAAGGAAGGGGACGAGGAAGCCCCCGAGCCCGACGAGGACTTCCTCTTGGCCCTGGAGTACGGCATGCCCCCGGCGGCGGGGCTTGGCCTCGGCCTGGACCGCCTGGCCATGATCCTCACCGACCAGCCCTCCTTAAGGGACGTGCTCCTCTTCCCCCTCCTCAAGCCCAAACGGGAGCTGGCGGAAGAAGGGGTCTGA
- the floA gene encoding flotillin-like protein FloA (flotillin-like protein involved in membrane lipid rafts): MEGLGVLFLAFLVLVLVFLFFSFIPVGLWISAWAAGVRVPLLTLVAMRLRRVPPAKIIYPLIKATKAGLDVRLDRLEAHYLAGGNVDRVVDALIAADKAGIKLTFDRAAAIDLAGRDVLEAVRVSVNPKVIQTPMVAAVAKDGIQLLATARVTVRANIDRLVGGAGEETIIARVGEGIVTTIGSANSHKEVLENPDRISKTVLEKGLDAGTAFEILSVDIADVDVGKNIGAQLQIDQAEADKKIAQAKAEERRAMAVAAEQENRALVEAMRAKLVEAQAQVPLALAEALRQGNLGVMDYYRLKNIEADTDMRESISRAAKPEGEE, encoded by the coding sequence ATGGAAGGACTCGGCGTACTCTTTCTGGCCTTTTTGGTCCTCGTCCTCGTCTTCCTCTTCTTTAGCTTCATCCCGGTAGGCCTTTGGATCTCCGCCTGGGCGGCGGGGGTACGGGTGCCCCTCCTGACCCTGGTGGCCATGCGCCTTAGGCGCGTGCCCCCGGCCAAGATCATCTACCCCCTCATCAAGGCCACCAAGGCGGGGCTGGACGTGCGGCTGGACCGCCTCGAGGCCCACTACCTGGCGGGAGGCAACGTGGACCGGGTGGTGGACGCCCTCATCGCCGCCGACAAGGCGGGCATCAAGCTCACCTTTGATCGGGCGGCGGCCATAGACCTGGCGGGGCGGGACGTCCTGGAGGCGGTCCGGGTTTCCGTGAACCCTAAGGTGATCCAGACCCCCATGGTGGCCGCCGTGGCCAAGGACGGGATCCAGCTTCTGGCCACCGCCCGGGTCACGGTGCGGGCCAACATTGACCGCCTGGTGGGCGGGGCCGGGGAGGAAACCATCATCGCCCGGGTGGGGGAAGGCATCGTGACCACCATCGGCAGCGCCAACTCCCACAAGGAGGTCCTGGAAAACCCCGACCGCATCTCCAAGACCGTCCTGGAAAAGGGCCTGGACGCCGGCACCGCCTTTGAGATCCTCTCCGTGGACATCGCCGACGTGGACGTGGGCAAGAACATCGGGGCGCAGCTTCAGATTGACCAGGCGGAGGCGGACAAGAAGATCGCCCAGGCCAAGGCAGAGGAGCGCCGGGCCATGGCCGTGGCGGCGGAGCAGGAGAACCGGGCCCTGGTGGAGGCCATGCGGGCCAAGCTGGTGGAGGCCCAGGCCCAGGTGCCCCTAGCCCTGGCGGAAGCCTTGCGCCAAGGGAACCTAGGGGTCATGGACTACTACCGCCTCAAGAACATTGAGGCGGACACGGACATGCGGGAATCCATCAGCCGCGCCGCCAAACCCGAGGGTGAGGAATGA
- a CDS encoding cation diffusion facilitator family transporter — MAERAAWVSFAVALLVLGLKALAYLLTGSVALLSDALESTVNVAAALAALLAIRLAQKPPDETHPFGHTKAEYFSAVLEGVLVVGAALLIAKEALPRLLRPVPLEGLGPGLGVSLLAAGLNGLLAYFLLREGRRHRSPALTADGYHVFSDVLTSLGVLAGVGLAWATGFWVLDPLLALLVAGNILLMGFRLVRQSVGGLMDEGLSPEEVERIQGVIQAHLRGRALEVHDIKTRRAGPKSFLEFHLVVPGRMSVEEAHRLCDELERALEKEMPGLVVTIHVEPESERQA, encoded by the coding sequence GTGGCGGAACGGGCCGCCTGGGTGAGCTTTGCGGTGGCCCTCCTGGTCCTGGGGCTCAAGGCCCTGGCCTACCTCCTCACGGGCTCCGTGGCCCTCCTCTCCGACGCCCTGGAGTCCACGGTGAACGTGGCCGCCGCCCTGGCCGCCCTCCTGGCCATCCGCCTGGCGCAGAAGCCCCCGGACGAAACCCACCCCTTCGGCCACACCAAGGCGGAGTACTTCTCCGCCGTGCTGGAGGGGGTCTTGGTGGTGGGGGCGGCGCTTCTCATCGCCAAGGAGGCGCTCCCCCGCCTCCTTAGGCCCGTGCCCCTCGAGGGCCTGGGCCCAGGGCTTGGCGTGAGCCTCTTGGCCGCAGGCTTGAACGGCCTTCTCGCCTACTTCCTCCTCCGGGAGGGACGCCGCCACCGCTCCCCCGCCCTCACCGCCGACGGGTACCACGTGTTTTCCGACGTCCTCACCTCCTTGGGGGTCCTGGCGGGGGTGGGGCTCGCCTGGGCCACGGGGTTTTGGGTTCTGGACCCCCTCTTGGCCCTCCTGGTGGCGGGGAACATCCTCCTCATGGGCTTCCGCCTGGTGCGGCAGTCCGTGGGGGGGCTCATGGACGAGGGGCTTTCCCCCGAGGAGGTGGAGCGGATCCAGGGGGTGATCCAGGCCCACCTGAGGGGGCGGGCCCTGGAAGTGCACGACATAAAGACCCGACGGGCCGGGCCCAAGAGCTTTTTGGAGTTCCACCTGGTGGTGCCGGGCAGGATGAGCGTGGAGGAGGCCCACCGCCTTTGCGACGAGCTGGAGCGGGCCCTGGAGAAGGAGATGCCGGGCCTGGTGGTCACCATCCACGTGGAGCCGGAAAGCGAACGCCAGGCATAA
- a CDS encoding diacylglycerol kinase family protein — protein sequence MGRVPPRPREDPRPLKGVARSFGYAWEGVVYAWRVQRNFRIEVLLGLLAVGLSLWLGVNLVPVLLLTALVLSLELVNTALEALTDLASPVYHPLAKRAKDTAAAAVLLASLFAFLAGLWLFLPPLLARLGLS from the coding sequence TTGGGAAGGGTTCCGCCGCGTCCAAGAGAGGATCCTCGCCCTCTAAAGGGGGTGGCGCGCTCCTTCGGCTACGCCTGGGAGGGCGTGGTCTACGCCTGGCGGGTGCAGCGGAACTTTCGCATAGAGGTCCTTTTGGGCCTTCTGGCGGTGGGCCTCTCCCTTTGGCTTGGGGTGAACCTGGTGCCCGTCCTCCTCCTAACCGCCCTGGTCCTCTCCTTGGAGCTCGTGAACACGGCCCTCGAGGCCCTCACCGACCTGGCAAGCCCCGTCTACCACCCCCTGGCCAAGCGGGCGAAGGACACGGCGGCGGCGGCGGTCCTCCTGGCGAGCCTCTTTGCCTTCCTCGCGGGGCTATGGCTTTTCCTACCCCCCCTTCTCGCCCGCCTTGGGCTAAGCTAA
- a CDS encoding GreA/GreB family elongation factor, with the protein MAREVKLTKAGYERLMQQLEQERERLQEATKILQELMESSDDYDDSGLEAAKQEKARIEARIDSLEDILSRAVILEEATTEVIGLGSVVELEDPVTGERLEVQVVSPAEASVLETPMKISDASPMGKALLGHRVGDVLTLETPKGKKEFRVVAVHA; encoded by the coding sequence ATGGCGCGCGAGGTAAAGCTAACCAAAGCCGGCTACGAGCGGCTCATGCAGCAGCTAGAGCAGGAGCGGGAGCGCCTCCAGGAGGCCACCAAGATCCTGCAGGAGCTCATGGAGTCCTCCGACGATTACGATGACTCCGGCTTGGAAGCGGCCAAGCAGGAAAAGGCCCGCATTGAAGCCCGCATTGACTCCTTGGAGGACATCCTCTCCCGGGCGGTCATCCTCGAGGAGGCCACCACCGAGGTCATCGGGCTGGGCTCGGTGGTGGAGCTGGAAGACCCCGTGACCGGGGAACGCCTGGAGGTGCAGGTGGTTTCCCCCGCCGAGGCCAGCGTCCTGGAAACCCCCATGAAGATCTCCGACGCCTCCCCCATGGGCAAGGCCCTCCTGGGCCACCGGGTGGGGGACGTGCTGACGCTGGAAACCCCCAAGGGCAAGAAGGAGTTCCGCGTGGTGGCGGTACACGCATGA
- a CDS encoding PhoH family protein — protein MARNPEEAQRLVIPLKPEETLAFLGHADKNLKKLRALFREAFGERLRLVVRGEQVELSGDPEAVAVAERSIRDLLALLRQGAELDEPTLEQAVALAQGGEGLYQATTPETELGLPGRLRPKTPGQKRYVEAIAQHDITFGIGPAGTGKTYLAVAMAVSHLRARKVKRIVLTRPAVEAGEKLGFLPGDIQAKVDPYLRPLYDALFDMIDAERFEQYLQSGIIEVAPLAFMRGRTLNDAFIILDEAQNTTPEQMKMFLTRMGFSSKMVITGDVTQIDLPKHQKSGLIEATRILKGIEGIAFIYFKESDVVRHPLVARIIKAYEEAERGGDRSQ, from the coding sequence ATGGCACGAAATCCTGAAGAAGCCCAAAGGCTTGTGATCCCCCTAAAACCCGAGGAAACCCTGGCCTTCCTGGGCCATGCGGACAAGAACCTAAAGAAGCTTAGGGCCCTTTTCCGCGAGGCCTTCGGGGAGCGGCTTCGGCTTGTGGTGCGCGGGGAGCAGGTGGAGCTTTCCGGCGACCCCGAGGCGGTGGCGGTGGCCGAGCGGTCCATTAGGGACCTCCTCGCCCTCCTTAGGCAAGGGGCCGAGCTGGACGAGCCCACCCTGGAGCAGGCGGTGGCCCTGGCGCAAGGGGGGGAGGGGCTTTACCAGGCCACCACCCCGGAAACGGAGCTCGGCCTTCCCGGGCGGCTTCGCCCCAAGACCCCGGGCCAGAAGCGGTACGTGGAAGCCATCGCCCAGCACGACATCACCTTCGGCATCGGCCCCGCCGGCACGGGGAAGACCTACTTGGCCGTGGCCATGGCGGTAAGCCACCTCCGCGCCCGCAAGGTGAAGCGCATCGTCCTCACCCGGCCGGCGGTGGAGGCGGGGGAGAAGCTGGGCTTTTTGCCCGGGGACATCCAAGCCAAGGTGGACCCCTACCTCCGGCCCCTTTACGACGCCCTCTTTGACATGATTGACGCCGAGCGCTTTGAACAGTACCTGCAGTCGGGCATCATTGAGGTGGCCCCCCTGGCCTTCATGCGGGGACGGACCTTAAACGACGCCTTCATCATCCTGGACGAGGCGCAAAACACCACCCCCGAGCAGATGAAGATGTTCCTCACCCGCATGGGCTTCTCCTCCAAGATGGTCATCACGGGGGACGTGACCCAGATTGACCTGCCCAAGCACCAGAAGTCGGGCCTCATTGAGGCCACCCGCATCCTCAAGGGGATTGAGGGCATCGCCTTTATCTACTTCAAAGAGTCCGACGTGGTGCGCCACCCCCTGGTGGCCCGCATCATCAAGGCCTACGAGGAAGCCGAGCGTGGTGGCGATCGTAGCCAATAA